One genomic region from Muriicola soli encodes:
- a CDS encoding XdhC family protein — MTHELKNIFNVYQAAKRANLKTVLATVVALEGSSYRKPGVRMLILENGTTEGAVSGGCVEKEICRQSQAVFASGKSMVITYDGRYRLGCEGVLYILLEPFAPSEEIQKVFWNSLNKRADLGIRSYFVQKEEVNPNFGSLIELEDQKYPLRKNIKPDSTLSCFTQTLKPSIQLFIIGSEHDAVRLTSTASQMGIDVIVVANPAEEKELINFPGAAEYLPILPEVFPLHRLDNNSAVVLMNHSYSKDLQYLLKLHTSRPFYIGILGPYRRREDLLNALLEHQPEVDDDFMDCIHGPAGIDIGAETPQEISVSILAEILMVHRGRTPVKLKDKKGAVHSPSL; from the coding sequence ATGACGCATGAACTTAAAAATATTTTTAATGTATACCAGGCTGCCAAAAGGGCCAATTTAAAAACAGTGCTGGCAACCGTTGTAGCTCTTGAGGGTTCGTCTTATCGGAAACCTGGCGTCAGGATGCTTATCCTGGAAAACGGAACTACAGAAGGAGCTGTAAGTGGTGGTTGTGTTGAGAAAGAGATATGCCGTCAGTCACAAGCGGTGTTTGCTTCAGGCAAGTCCATGGTAATAACGTATGATGGAAGATACCGCCTGGGATGTGAGGGGGTATTATATATTTTACTCGAACCTTTTGCACCTTCAGAGGAGATTCAAAAGGTCTTTTGGAACTCTTTAAATAAAAGGGCGGACCTTGGTATAAGGTCGTATTTTGTTCAAAAGGAAGAGGTCAATCCAAATTTTGGGAGCCTGATCGAGCTGGAGGATCAGAAATATCCATTACGGAAGAATATAAAACCCGACAGCACCTTGTCCTGTTTTACTCAAACCTTAAAGCCATCCATTCAACTCTTTATCATAGGATCTGAGCATGATGCGGTACGTTTAACTTCAACCGCATCCCAAATGGGGATAGACGTTATCGTGGTCGCAAATCCCGCTGAAGAAAAAGAGCTTATAAATTTTCCCGGAGCAGCAGAATATCTTCCTATCCTTCCGGAAGTTTTCCCTTTGCATAGGCTGGATAATAATTCGGCGGTGGTCTTAATGAACCACAGCTATTCAAAAGATCTGCAGTATTTATTGAAATTACATACAAGCAGGCCCTTCTATATTGGGATTTTAGGGCCGTACAGGCGACGTGAAGATCTATTAAATGCTTTGTTGGAGCACCAACCTGAGGTGGACGACGATTTTATGGATTGTATTCATGGTCCTGCAGGAATCGATATTGGCGCGGAGACTCCACAAGAGATTTCTGTGTCTATTCTTGCCGAGATCCTGATGGTCCACAGGGGACGAACTCCTGTGAAATTAAAAGACAAGAAAGGGGCCGTTCACAGTCCGTCCCTATGA
- a CDS encoding amidohydrolase family protein — MKKYLQFVICMLIISSCGQNTISQEMGFEEYNPTSTLVVPGEEITKAKYPFVDVHSHQFRMADQDLSELIGHMDRMNMAVMVNLSGGSGENIEKIVANIKEHYPNRFVVFANVNFDEVGLPGWSEKAARQLEIDVANGAKGLKIYKSLGLRIKDVNGKRLAVDDERLDPIWEKCGELNIPVLIHSADPRSFWDPMDANNERWLELKTRPGRKRSSTDPAPWEQIIAEQHRVFKRHPNTTFINAHMGWFANNLGKLTELLEEMPNMYVGIGAIIAELGRQPRNARAFFVKYQDRILFGKDSWQPAEFPTYFRVLESDDEYFPYYKKYHAFWAMYGLDLPDDVLRKVYYKNAIKLIPSLDPALFPED; from the coding sequence ATGAAAAAGTACCTCCAATTTGTTATCTGTATGCTCATCATTTCATCTTGTGGTCAAAATACCATATCACAGGAAATGGGTTTCGAAGAATACAACCCAACTTCAACACTGGTAGTACCCGGAGAGGAAATTACCAAAGCTAAATACCCCTTTGTAGATGTACATAGTCATCAATTTAGAATGGCTGATCAGGATCTTTCAGAATTGATAGGACACATGGATCGGATGAATATGGCGGTAATGGTGAATCTGAGCGGAGGCTCAGGTGAAAATATTGAAAAAATTGTGGCCAACATAAAGGAACACTACCCCAACAGGTTTGTGGTGTTCGCCAATGTCAATTTTGATGAAGTAGGCCTGCCCGGATGGAGCGAAAAAGCGGCAAGACAGCTTGAGATCGATGTGGCCAACGGAGCAAAAGGACTCAAGATCTACAAGAGTTTGGGCTTGCGAATCAAAGATGTGAATGGAAAGCGTTTGGCCGTGGATGATGAACGATTAGATCCGATTTGGGAAAAATGCGGAGAATTGAATATTCCCGTTTTGATCCATTCTGCTGATCCCCGATCGTTTTGGGATCCGATGGATGCAAATAATGAGCGCTGGCTGGAATTGAAAACCCGGCCCGGGCGAAAGCGAAGTTCAACCGATCCTGCTCCCTGGGAACAAATTATTGCCGAGCAACATCGTGTGTTTAAGAGGCATCCCAATACAACCTTTATCAATGCTCATATGGGCTGGTTCGCAAACAATTTGGGAAAACTAACTGAATTACTTGAGGAAATGCCCAATATGTACGTGGGGATCGGGGCAATTATCGCCGAATTAGGAAGGCAACCGCGAAATGCCAGGGCCTTTTTTGTTAAATACCAGGACAGAATTCTCTTTGGTAAGGACAGCTGGCAACCGGCAGAATTCCCAACCTATTTCCGTGTGCTAGAAAGTGATGATGAATATTTCCCTTATTACAAAAAATATCACGCCTTCTGGGCCATGTACGGCCTGGACCTACCTGATGATGTCCTTAGAAAGGTTTACTACAAGAATGCAATCAAACTTATCCCGTCCCTTGATCCTGCTCTCTTTCCCGAGGATTGA
- a CDS encoding molybdopterin molybdotransferase MoeA gives MISYQEALQLVLDQSRSFGSEKIPLTEALNRILAEDVLADRDFPPFNRSTKDGIAIAYEAVENGRLSFEIAGTLPAGEPTIPFVEANSCVEIMTGAVVPYETDTVVMYEEVEIKGGIATITKIPTKGQNIHSKGRDQQRGDMVVQKNCVITAAEIGVLATVGKSEVLVEKLPKVAVISTGNELVEVEELPLLHQIRTSNSHSLIGMLRELRIKPLRLHIPDDIDLLRQKLDYVIDSMDILILSGGVSKGKFDFLPQVFKELGVDSIFHRVAQRPGKPFWFGTKEESSCLVFSFPGNPVSTFFNFHLYFLPWFYRSAGIKNTPVRVKLAEAHENFGNLTIFKGVELRLEEGCLWASSADNSGSGDLVYLTRISGFIILEPHEKPYKKDSLVPFIATKRILGV, from the coding sequence ATGATCTCATATCAGGAAGCGCTCCAACTCGTCTTAGATCAAAGCCGTAGTTTCGGATCTGAAAAGATACCGCTTACGGAGGCTTTAAATAGAATTCTGGCTGAAGATGTATTGGCAGATAGAGATTTCCCGCCTTTTAACCGGTCTACCAAAGACGGTATAGCTATAGCCTATGAGGCTGTTGAAAATGGCCGACTTTCCTTTGAGATTGCAGGCACACTCCCTGCCGGTGAGCCCACTATCCCTTTTGTAGAAGCCAATAGCTGTGTAGAAATCATGACGGGAGCTGTTGTTCCTTACGAAACTGATACCGTAGTGATGTATGAGGAGGTTGAAATAAAAGGAGGCATTGCAACCATCACTAAAATTCCCACCAAGGGGCAAAATATTCATTCCAAGGGCAGGGATCAACAAAGGGGAGATATGGTAGTGCAAAAGAATTGCGTCATCACCGCTGCCGAAATTGGGGTCCTCGCTACGGTAGGTAAAAGTGAAGTTTTGGTTGAGAAGCTACCCAAAGTTGCCGTTATCTCTACCGGGAACGAATTAGTTGAAGTGGAAGAACTTCCTTTATTGCATCAGATCAGGACCTCAAATTCTCATAGTCTCATTGGAATGTTGCGGGAATTAAGGATCAAGCCCTTGCGCTTGCACATACCTGATGATATCGACCTGCTTCGCCAAAAACTGGACTATGTGATCGATTCCATGGATATTCTCATTCTTAGTGGCGGTGTATCTAAGGGTAAGTTCGATTTTCTACCACAGGTTTTTAAAGAATTGGGCGTCGACTCCATTTTTCACAGGGTTGCGCAAAGACCGGGCAAACCATTTTGGTTTGGAACTAAGGAGGAGAGCTCCTGCCTTGTATTCTCCTTTCCTGGAAATCCGGTTTCCACCTTCTTCAATTTTCATCTTTATTTTTTACCCTGGTTTTATCGATCTGCAGGAATAAAGAATACCCCTGTGAGGGTAAAACTGGCAGAGGCACATGAAAATTTCGGGAATCTTACTATTTTTAAAGGAGTAGAATTAAGACTGGAGGAAGGGTGTCTCTGGGCGTCATCCGCAGACAACAGCGGTTCAGGGGATCTCGTATATCTAACAAGAATCTCGGGATTTATTATCCTCGAACCTCATGAAAAGCCCTATAAGAAAGATAGCCTCGTTCCATTTATAGCAACAAAACGTATCTTAGGAGTATGA
- the mobA gene encoding molybdenum cofactor guanylyltransferase — translation MTKSSLNTQSGKTPVYGLILTGGKSSRMGTDKARLSYHGISQQEVLYNMALKICDKAFISLRSDQQQDLGSEMETILDRNEFAGPFNGILSAHASFPDAAWLVLACDLPLINLETLESLIDARDSNKDATALATRASGLPEPLAAIWEVSGLKKAIEYLQTAASSCPRKFLLQADTQLIFPEKDEFLANANSMEDYKRIKEVLNSK, via the coding sequence TTGACAAAATCATCGCTAAATACTCAATCGGGAAAAACGCCCGTTTACGGACTGATTCTCACCGGTGGGAAAAGCAGCAGAATGGGAACCGATAAAGCCCGATTATCTTATCACGGGATCTCTCAGCAAGAAGTGTTGTATAATATGGCCTTGAAAATCTGCGACAAGGCTTTTATCAGCCTGCGCTCCGATCAACAACAAGATCTCGGCTCGGAGATGGAAACCATACTGGACAGGAATGAATTTGCAGGACCTTTTAATGGAATCCTCAGTGCTCATGCCTCTTTTCCTGATGCTGCCTGGTTGGTGCTGGCCTGTGATTTGCCTCTGATAAATCTAGAAACGCTCGAAAGCCTGATTGATGCCAGGGATTCGAATAAAGATGCAACCGCACTGGCGACCCGGGCCAGTGGTTTACCCGAACCCCTAGCCGCAATTTGGGAAGTTTCGGGCTTAAAGAAGGCCATTGAATATTTGCAAACTGCCGCTTCCAGTTGTCCGCGTAAGTTCCTCTTACAGGCCGATACACAATTAATCTTCCCGGAAAAAGATGAGTTTTTAGCGAATGCCAATTCCATGGAAGATTACAAGAGAATCAAAGAAGTACTCAATTCAAAATGA
- a CDS encoding nucleotidyltransferase family protein, whose amino-acid sequence MKIATLILAAGSSSRMGKPKQLLPWGNTTLLGSAIQVAKNSSSDIVLVVLGAKADLIRKKIEPFKTDFIVNEAWEMGLGGSIAKGVSYLVSQTPQPHAILIMLADQPLVTSVYLDELISNYQQGRGDIICTSYESKLGVPALFDKKYFTELALLQGDNGAGKLIRKHRKSSFSLNAGDKVKDLDTPEDYISLKAIKTKSDP is encoded by the coding sequence ATGAAAATAGCCACACTTATTCTGGCAGCAGGTTCCTCTTCGCGGATGGGAAAACCGAAGCAATTATTGCCCTGGGGAAACACTACGCTTTTGGGCAGTGCAATACAGGTTGCAAAAAATTCTTCATCAGATATAGTCCTTGTAGTTTTGGGGGCTAAGGCCGATCTTATCAGAAAAAAAATTGAGCCTTTTAAAACAGATTTCATCGTCAACGAGGCCTGGGAGATGGGTTTGGGGGGATCTATAGCGAAGGGAGTGTCCTACCTGGTGTCACAAACACCACAACCTCATGCTATCCTGATTATGCTGGCAGACCAACCCCTGGTCACCTCCGTGTATTTAGATGAATTAATTTCCAATTATCAGCAAGGCAGAGGGGATATAATATGCACTTCATACGAAAGTAAACTGGGTGTACCTGCTCTATTTGATAAGAAATATTTTACTGAACTAGCGCTTTTGCAGGGAGACAATGGGGCCGGAAAGCTGATTAGAAAACACAGAAAGTCCTCATTTAGTCTAAACGCTGGAGATAAAGTCAAAGACTTGGATACTCCTGAAGACTACATATCTTTAAAAGCGATAAAGACAAAATCTGATCCATGA
- a CDS encoding carbohydrate binding family 9 domain-containing protein: MIKPAHLLAFVLLLADICLGQKQNADYTINIKKTQLPVVVDGVGDDTVWEDADVADNFFMVLPMDKGLASQRSEIRMVYDEDNIYLLATFFNDSLGPNYVESLRRDFSFGKNDNFLLFLDPFNNQTTGFTFGANAAGAQWDGTMFGGSSVDLSWDSKWISAVKRDEEKWVFEMALPFKSIRYEKGVKQWGINFSRLDLKTSEKSSWTPIPRQFPTSSLALSGTLIWDAPPPAPKFNMSLIPYVLGEVRSEADGSRSTEGKIGGDVKLSLTSSLNLDLTVNPDFSQVEVDRQVTNLDRFELFFPERRQFFLENADLFANFGYATVRPFFSRRIGLGVDIDAGARVSGNLNENWRMGLMSIQTASVEDRGRPSQNFGVLSLQKKVFSRSNIGLIFVNKQSFNYPTDQDSLRTEFPEYNRNLGLEYNLASSNNLWSGKAFLLKSFAPDADRQGIAQAANLTYNNRQWSWGLQEEVISTGYSAEVGFVPREDYVRLSGFAGYLFFPSKGPLVSHGPRVDLSHFFDNNFNQTDYQNTIGYSLNYRNRSALNFQFINEYVELLAPFDPTRTGKPELATGEKNRWNTLRLVYNSKPQALFTYSFDSSLGGYYENGTRLNFSNELGYRFQPYVSLSSVLSYNHITLPAPWNTTQFLLIGSKADITFSNTLFWATLFQYNEQTKNFNLNSRLQWRYQPASDLFLVFTQNERLEPFSGSSWSLTLKLTYWFNP; encoded by the coding sequence ATGATAAAACCGGCGCATCTGTTGGCCTTCGTTCTGCTGCTTGCAGATATCTGTTTAGGGCAAAAACAGAATGCGGACTACACTATAAACATTAAAAAAACACAGTTACCGGTAGTAGTAGATGGAGTAGGGGATGATACGGTTTGGGAAGATGCCGATGTAGCAGACAATTTTTTTATGGTCCTGCCTATGGATAAGGGTTTGGCCAGTCAAAGGTCTGAAATACGCATGGTCTACGATGAGGATAATATTTATTTGTTGGCAACCTTTTTCAATGATTCCCTTGGGCCCAACTATGTAGAGTCGCTCAGAAGAGATTTCAGTTTTGGGAAAAACGATAATTTTTTACTTTTTCTCGATCCTTTCAACAACCAGACCACAGGATTTACTTTTGGCGCCAATGCTGCAGGAGCACAATGGGATGGTACCATGTTCGGGGGAAGCTCTGTTGACCTCAGCTGGGACAGTAAATGGATATCAGCAGTAAAACGGGATGAAGAGAAGTGGGTATTCGAAATGGCGCTTCCATTTAAGTCGATCCGATACGAGAAAGGAGTCAAGCAATGGGGAATTAATTTCAGCAGGCTGGATCTGAAGACCAGTGAAAAATCGAGCTGGACCCCAATTCCGAGACAATTTCCTACCTCGTCGCTGGCCCTTTCGGGAACATTAATATGGGATGCTCCACCCCCGGCTCCAAAATTCAATATGTCCTTAATTCCTTATGTTTTGGGTGAAGTGCGTTCTGAAGCGGACGGCTCCAGGAGTACAGAAGGTAAAATTGGCGGGGATGTTAAGTTAAGCCTTACCTCATCCCTGAATCTAGATCTTACCGTTAATCCAGATTTTTCTCAGGTGGAGGTAGACAGGCAAGTAACTAACCTCGATCGATTCGAACTTTTTTTCCCAGAGCGAAGACAATTTTTTCTGGAAAATGCCGATCTGTTTGCGAATTTCGGATATGCCACTGTACGACCATTTTTCTCGCGGCGTATAGGATTGGGAGTAGATATTGATGCAGGGGCAAGGGTAAGCGGAAATCTCAACGAAAATTGGCGGATGGGTCTGATGAGCATACAGACTGCTTCGGTTGAGGATAGGGGCAGACCTTCTCAAAACTTTGGTGTACTGTCTCTGCAAAAAAAAGTCTTTAGCCGATCAAATATCGGACTGATCTTTGTCAACAAGCAATCCTTTAATTACCCCACGGATCAGGATTCACTGCGAACTGAATTTCCTGAATACAACAGGAACTTGGGACTTGAATACAATCTGGCATCGTCAAATAATCTTTGGAGCGGGAAGGCATTTTTGTTAAAGTCTTTTGCGCCAGATGCAGACAGGCAGGGCATCGCTCAGGCAGCTAATCTGACCTACAACAACAGGCAATGGTCATGGGGGCTGCAGGAGGAGGTCATCTCTACCGGTTATTCGGCTGAAGTGGGATTTGTTCCCCGGGAAGACTATGTGAGACTAAGCGGATTCGCAGGCTATCTGTTTTTTCCTTCAAAGGGGCCATTGGTAAGTCACGGACCGAGAGTAGACTTAAGTCATTTCTTTGACAACAACTTTAATCAAACCGACTATCAGAATACCATAGGATATAGTCTTAACTACCGAAACAGGAGTGCGCTGAATTTTCAGTTCATCAATGAATATGTGGAATTACTTGCACCCTTCGACCCCACAAGGACCGGAAAGCCTGAACTCGCGACCGGGGAGAAAAACCGCTGGAATACCCTTCGCCTGGTTTACAATTCAAAACCGCAAGCTCTTTTTACTTATTCCTTCGACAGCAGCCTTGGAGGATATTACGAAAATGGAACGCGTTTAAACTTTAGTAACGAACTGGGCTACAGATTTCAGCCATATGTAAGCCTGAGTTCCGTTCTCAGCTACAATCACATCACCCTCCCAGCGCCCTGGAATACGACTCAATTCTTGTTGATAGGATCCAAGGCCGACATTACGTTTAGTAATACACTTTTTTGGGCAACCTTGTTTCAGTACAATGAGCAAACAAAAAATTTTAATCTGAATTCCCGCTTACAATGGAGGTACCAACCGGCATCAGACCTCTTCCTGGTTTTTACGCAAAACGAAAGACTAGAGCCTTTTTCCGGAAGCAGTTGGAGCCTTACCCTTAAACTCACGTATTGGTTTAATCCCTGA
- a CDS encoding HesA/MoeB/ThiF family protein, translated as MKSNRYIRQTSLKDFGPQRQQVLKESKVLVIGVGGLGIPVLQYLNAMGVGCLGMVEQDIVEWSNLQRQVLYSESDVGKPKIRVAEKKLRQMNRETELICHDTFLTKTNVLDIISDYDLVVDASDNFATRYLINDACVILDKPFVSGAIYGFEGQLSVFNYEDGPTYRCLFPIPPEEGDIPDCNVNGVLGVIPGIIGSLQALETVKVITSMPGILSGVLMLYNGLDQSVRHIKIPAQPKNKSRTQLETDYKQIHCDPVPEVSVENLIAQMSGNSGKFALIDIRSAEKFQSKAIDTAIHIPLEELEASTTKLAGKDILYFICQSGKRSREAVRRLQPLLQNHRMYSLKGGMNALEHSAVKFVSRDEMDVEL; from the coding sequence ATGAAATCGAACCGGTATATAAGACAAACCAGCCTGAAGGATTTCGGTCCGCAAAGACAACAAGTACTAAAAGAATCTAAAGTACTGGTAATTGGGGTTGGCGGACTGGGAATACCCGTTTTACAATACCTCAATGCAATGGGCGTGGGTTGCCTGGGAATGGTAGAACAAGATATAGTAGAATGGTCGAACTTGCAAAGGCAGGTCCTGTACTCAGAATCTGATGTGGGTAAGCCAAAAATCAGGGTTGCAGAAAAGAAATTGCGTCAAATGAACAGAGAAACAGAATTGATCTGTCACGACACTTTTTTAACCAAAACAAATGTCCTTGACATCATATCGGACTATGATCTTGTTGTTGATGCCTCAGATAATTTTGCTACGCGATATCTAATCAATGATGCCTGTGTGATATTGGACAAGCCTTTTGTTTCCGGGGCTATTTACGGTTTTGAAGGACAGCTAAGTGTATTCAACTACGAAGATGGACCTACCTATCGTTGTCTTTTTCCCATTCCTCCGGAGGAAGGCGACATTCCCGATTGCAATGTAAATGGTGTCCTTGGTGTAATTCCCGGGATCATAGGGAGCTTACAGGCACTGGAAACGGTAAAAGTAATCACTTCTATGCCGGGAATATTAAGTGGGGTACTGATGTTGTACAACGGCCTCGATCAGTCGGTAAGGCATATAAAAATCCCGGCACAGCCAAAAAATAAAAGTCGAACTCAACTGGAAACAGATTACAAACAAATTCATTGCGATCCTGTTCCGGAGGTCAGCGTTGAAAACTTGATCGCTCAGATGTCAGGTAATTCAGGAAAATTTGCCCTTATTGATATCAGATCGGCTGAAAAATTCCAAAGTAAAGCTATAGATACTGCAATCCATATCCCCCTGGAAGAATTGGAGGCATCAACGACAAAATTAGCCGGTAAAGATATTCTATATTTTATTTGTCAATCGGGGAAGAGGAGCAGGGAAGCAGTGCGACGGCTCCAACCGCTTCTGCAAAATCACAGGATGTATTCCTTAAAGGGAGGAATGAATGCTCTGGAACACAGTGCGGTGAAATTCGTTAGTCGGGATGAAATGGATGTTGAATTATAG
- a CDS encoding CocE/NonD family hydrolase, with amino-acid sequence MKTVSRLIFGLVLLFATVVVNGQDTALEELKKIAVIDQKVMMPMRDGVRLATDIYRPKGKKKVPIIFSRTPYNFNSWGDGEQRTRTFERALKAVERGYAYVVQNERGRYFSEGKWDILGVPLTDGYDAFSWMSDQSWSNGKIGLLGCSSTAEWQMAVAALDHPSLGAMVPQGFGAGVGTVGDYFEQGNWYRGGAEQMLFFAWLYGVEHDIFKPRIPAGATQEDLIRISRYYDLAPENPSVDMAEALKHLPIQDFTKNISGKKEVFDKMVRRKPNDKAWFEGGLYHDNMELNIPGFWFASWYDVSISPNLALYNHVRKNAKDASVRDNQYLVIAPTLHCAYTRATENTVVGERSVGDARLNYDEQIYAWFDHWLKGESNSFREDIPKVQYYTMGINQWNSSDTWPPEKAEMITYYLHSGGKANSLYGDGKLSTNQPATAEEADTFMYDPMNPVPSYGGNVCCTGNAVKGGSFDQQGMETRNDILVYTSDILQEGIEVSGFIESTLYLSSDVKDTDLTIKLIDVYPDGRAYNLDETIQRVRYREGYEKEVFMEEGKVYQVDLTPMSTSNYFKKGHRIRIEVSSSNFPRFARNLNTGGNNYDESEGVTATNTIHHSKEYPSKITLPVVVK; translated from the coding sequence ATGAAGACAGTATCACGATTAATTTTCGGCCTTGTTCTACTCTTTGCAACTGTCGTGGTCAACGGCCAGGACACTGCCCTCGAAGAACTGAAAAAAATAGCCGTCATAGATCAGAAAGTAATGATGCCCATGAGGGACGGAGTTCGCCTCGCCACCGATATCTACCGGCCCAAAGGGAAAAAGAAAGTACCGATAATATTCAGCAGAACCCCTTATAACTTTAATTCCTGGGGAGACGGGGAGCAGAGAACAAGAACATTTGAAAGAGCTTTAAAAGCGGTAGAACGAGGTTATGCATACGTGGTTCAAAACGAACGCGGGAGGTATTTCTCCGAAGGTAAATGGGATATTCTCGGCGTCCCGCTTACCGATGGTTACGATGCTTTTTCATGGATGTCGGATCAGAGCTGGTCTAATGGGAAGATCGGACTTCTGGGGTGCTCATCAACCGCCGAATGGCAGATGGCCGTAGCTGCACTGGATCATCCCTCTCTGGGAGCTATGGTGCCCCAGGGCTTTGGTGCCGGGGTTGGAACCGTTGGAGATTATTTCGAGCAGGGAAATTGGTATCGAGGAGGGGCAGAACAAATGCTGTTTTTTGCGTGGCTATACGGAGTTGAACACGACATATTCAAACCCAGGATTCCAGCCGGGGCAACACAGGAGGATTTGATTCGGATTTCGAGGTATTATGACCTGGCCCCCGAAAACCCTTCAGTAGACATGGCTGAGGCATTAAAGCATTTGCCCATCCAGGACTTTACGAAAAACATATCCGGAAAGAAGGAAGTTTTTGATAAGATGGTAAGAAGGAAACCCAATGATAAAGCCTGGTTTGAGGGTGGCCTATACCACGATAATATGGAACTCAATATTCCCGGGTTTTGGTTTGCCAGCTGGTACGATGTATCCATAAGTCCGAACCTCGCCCTTTACAATCACGTTAGGAAGAACGCCAAGGATGCTTCAGTAAGGGATAATCAGTATCTGGTGATCGCACCAACGCTGCATTGTGCCTACACAAGGGCTACTGAAAACACAGTTGTTGGGGAGCGTTCTGTGGGGGATGCCCGATTAAATTACGATGAACAAATTTACGCCTGGTTTGATCATTGGCTTAAAGGGGAATCCAATTCGTTTAGGGAGGATATCCCTAAGGTGCAGTATTACACCATGGGGATCAACCAATGGAATTCCTCTGATACCTGGCCCCCGGAAAAGGCAGAAATGATCACTTACTACCTGCATAGCGGTGGAAAGGCCAACAGTTTGTACGGAGACGGAAAATTGTCTACAAACCAACCGGCTACTGCGGAGGAGGCTGATACTTTTATGTACGATCCAATGAATCCGGTTCCTTCCTATGGCGGTAATGTATGCTGTACGGGGAATGCGGTTAAAGGCGGATCTTTTGATCAACAAGGTATGGAGACCAGAAACGACATCCTTGTCTACACCTCGGATATCCTCCAGGAAGGAATAGAAGTCAGTGGGTTTATCGAATCCACGCTTTATTTATCGAGTGATGTTAAAGACACGGATCTGACCATAAAACTCATCGATGTCTACCCTGATGGAAGAGCCTATAATTTGGATGAGACCATTCAGCGAGTGCGTTATCGGGAAGGATATGAAAAAGAAGTCTTTATGGAAGAAGGAAAAGTTTATCAGGTTGATCTTACACCCATGTCGACCAGCAATTATTTTAAAAAAGGACATCGTATCCGCATCGAAGTATCGAGCAGCAATTTTCCAAGATTTGCCAGGAATTTGAACACCGGGGGAAATAATTATGATGAAAGCGAAGGGGTGACTGCTACCAATACCATTCACCATTCTAAAGAATATCCTTCTAAGATCACTTTGCCCGTGGTCGTTAAATAG
- a CDS encoding RNA polymerase sigma factor, giving the protein MKQSIMPKEDHFIKIIREHQALIFKVSAMYTNDTHDQKDLYQEIVFQLWKSFDSFGQQSKISTWMYRVALNTAIKQLKSKKRQPRVTSLEAIELPGIDGANNLMEDRLKRLHREIERLGVLERGIILLALEGRKYEEIAEITGLSVSNVGTRMARIRTKLKSELT; this is encoded by the coding sequence ATGAAGCAGTCAATAATGCCCAAAGAAGATCATTTCATTAAAATAATAAGAGAGCATCAGGCGCTGATCTTCAAGGTCTCTGCCATGTATACAAATGATACACATGATCAGAAAGATTTGTATCAGGAAATAGTATTTCAACTCTGGAAGTCTTTTGATTCGTTCGGTCAGCAATCAAAGATCAGCACCTGGATGTACAGGGTGGCTTTAAATACGGCCATCAAACAATTGAAGTCAAAGAAACGCCAGCCCAGGGTCACTTCTCTTGAGGCAATTGAATTACCCGGAATAGACGGGGCCAATAACCTTATGGAAGATCGATTAAAGCGCCTACATCGGGAAATTGAAAGACTGGGTGTGCTGGAGAGAGGAATTATTCTCCTGGCCCTGGAGGGAAGGAAATACGAGGAAATTGCCGAGATCACCGGACTTTCAGTTAGTAATGTAGGTACACGTATGGCAAGGATCAGAACAAAATTAAAATCAGAATTAACGTAA